One window of the Acaryochloris sp. CCMEE 5410 genome contains the following:
- the purD gene encoding phosphoribosylamine--glycine ligase, producing MNILVIGSGGREHALAWSLLRSQTVQQVYCLPGNGGTDTLTSCQNIDISEQDFAAIGQFAQSHDIALVVVGPEAPLASGITDALQPFNIPVFGPTQAGAQLEASKTWAKTLMTEAGIPTAKAQTFTDADTAQVYIQSEGAPIVIKADGLAAGKGVTVALTLDEALNAVNEAFSGKFGEAGQTVLIEEYLTGQEVSVLALTDGKTIKPLIPAQDHKPIGEGDTGPNTGGMGAYAPVPWVTPKLMQRVEADILQPTLTALQQKGIDYRGVVYAGLIITPTGEPKVIEFNCRFGDPETQAVLSLLATPLDQLLMACTQQKLAEIDIQWQSGFSACVVLASGGYPGSYQKGFPIAGLANAEAQNVTVFHAGTQLKDQAIVTSGGRVLAVTGQGSTFEEALKAVYQAIPSIQFEGCYYRHDIGQRTININLD from the coding sequence GTGAATATTTTAGTGATTGGCAGTGGTGGTCGCGAGCATGCATTGGCGTGGTCCTTGTTGCGATCGCAAACGGTGCAGCAAGTGTATTGTTTACCAGGAAACGGCGGTACTGATACCCTAACGAGCTGTCAAAATATTGATATTTCTGAGCAAGATTTTGCTGCTATTGGTCAATTTGCCCAATCCCACGATATTGCCCTAGTCGTCGTGGGGCCAGAAGCGCCCCTTGCCTCAGGAATTACCGATGCTTTGCAGCCGTTTAACATCCCTGTATTTGGCCCCACCCAAGCCGGAGCCCAACTCGAAGCCAGCAAAACTTGGGCCAAAACCCTCATGACTGAGGCTGGAATCCCTACGGCAAAAGCCCAAACCTTTACTGATGCGGATACGGCTCAGGTTTATATTCAGTCGGAGGGTGCTCCGATTGTGATTAAGGCGGATGGTCTGGCCGCAGGCAAAGGGGTGACCGTTGCCCTCACCCTAGATGAAGCATTGAATGCGGTGAATGAGGCCTTCTCCGGTAAATTTGGCGAAGCGGGACAGACCGTTTTAATTGAGGAATATCTAACAGGACAAGAAGTTTCAGTTTTAGCTTTGACGGATGGCAAAACCATTAAACCGTTGATTCCAGCTCAAGACCATAAGCCCATTGGCGAAGGAGACACGGGGCCAAATACCGGTGGCATGGGAGCCTATGCGCCGGTTCCCTGGGTGACGCCTAAATTAATGCAGCGTGTAGAAGCAGACATTCTTCAGCCCACTCTAACGGCACTGCAGCAGAAAGGTATTGACTATCGCGGTGTGGTGTATGCAGGGCTGATTATCACTCCTACCGGTGAACCCAAAGTCATCGAATTTAACTGTCGGTTTGGTGATCCAGAGACCCAAGCAGTATTAAGTCTTCTAGCCACCCCGTTAGATCAGCTCTTGATGGCCTGTACCCAACAAAAACTGGCTGAAATTGATATCCAATGGCAGTCAGGCTTTTCAGCCTGTGTCGTATTGGCCTCTGGGGGGTATCCCGGTAGCTACCAAAAGGGCTTCCCGATTGCTGGTCTGGCCAACGCCGAAGCCCAGAACGTCACCGTCTTTCATGCTGGTACCCAGCTTAAAGACCAAGCCATTGTCACCAGTGGCGGCAGGGTCTTAGCGGTGACTGGACAAGGGAGCACCTTTGAAGAAGCGCTAAAAGCGGTTTATCAGGCGATACCGTCCATTCAATTTGAGGGCTGCTATTACCGTCACGATATTGGTCAGCGCACCATTAACATCAACTTGGATTAA
- a CDS encoding DUF4365 domain-containing protein, with protein MSYKTPQIANNQIKRLHYTLEAEDQDALDNESKDRALVGDVISIVALAGQISREFTVSDHGLDMEIEFKNDYGEATGKRLYLQLKSGDSYLSERKQDGVEIFKIPKQRHVEYWMNQAYPVMLVIRTSEGEIRWMEIREYLKRKTLNGTKQIRQIEFIGERFNVTSVRCWREKTLHS; from the coding sequence GTGTCTTATAAGACACCACAAATAGCCAACAATCAGATCAAACGGCTGCATTACACTTTGGAAGCAGAAGACCAAGATGCACTGGATAACGAAAGTAAAGATCGTGCTCTGGTTGGTGATGTCATCTCAATTGTTGCTTTAGCTGGCCAAATCTCCCGTGAATTCACTGTCAGTGACCACGGCCTTGACATGGAGATTGAATTTAAGAATGATTATGGCGAAGCAACGGGTAAACGCCTTTACTTACAGCTCAAATCAGGTGACTCTTATCTGTCAGAAAGAAAACAAGATGGAGTGGAAATCTTTAAAATTCCCAAGCAGCGGCATGTTGAATACTGGATGAATCAAGCATATCCAGTCATGCTAGTTATTCGCACTTCCGAAGGCGAAATTCGCTGGATGGAGATTAGGGAGTATCTGAAACGGAAAACCCTCAATGGCACAAAACAGATTCGACAAATCGAATTTATTGGTGAGCGCTTCAACGTTACAAGCGTTAGATGTTGGCGGGAGAAGACTCTTCATTCCTAA
- the psbA gene encoding photosystem II q(b) protein, with product MTTVLQRRESASAWERFCSFITSTNNRLYIGWFGVLMIPTLLTAVTCFVIAFIGAPPVDIDGIREPVAGSLLYGNNIITGAVVPSSNAIGLHLYPIWEAASLDEWLYNGGPYQLIIFHYMIGCICYLGRQWEYSYRLGMRPWICVAYSAPLAATYSVFLIYPLGQGSFSDGMPLGISGTFNFMFVFQAEHNILMHPFHMFGVAGVLGGSLFAAMHGSLVSSTLVRETTEGESANYGYKFGQEEETYNIVAAHGYFGRLIFQYASFSNSRSLHFFLGAWPVVCIWLTAMGISTMAFNLNGFNFNHSIVDSQGNVVNTWADVLNRANLGFEVMHERNAHNFPLDLAAGESAPVALTAPVING from the coding sequence ATGACAACAGTCTTGCAAAGACGCGAAAGCGCCAGCGCATGGGAAAGATTCTGTAGCTTCATCACCAGCACCAACAACCGTTTATACATCGGTTGGTTCGGCGTATTGATGATTCCTACACTTCTCACCGCTGTCACCTGTTTCGTAATCGCCTTCATCGGCGCCCCTCCCGTCGACATCGATGGAATCCGTGAGCCCGTTGCTGGTTCACTTTTATATGGCAACAACATCATCACTGGTGCAGTTGTTCCTTCCTCCAACGCCATTGGCCTACACCTGTATCCCATCTGGGAAGCAGCTTCTCTTGACGAGTGGTTGTACAACGGTGGCCCTTACCAGCTAATCATCTTCCATTACATGATTGGTTGTATTTGCTACCTCGGTCGTCAGTGGGAGTACAGCTACCGTCTAGGGATGCGTCCTTGGATTTGCGTAGCCTACTCAGCACCTTTGGCCGCTACCTACTCTGTCTTCTTGATCTATCCTCTAGGTCAGGGCAGCTTCTCCGACGGAATGCCTCTAGGCATCAGCGGAACCTTCAACTTCATGTTCGTGTTCCAAGCTGAGCACAACATCTTGATGCACCCCTTCCACATGTTTGGAGTAGCTGGTGTATTGGGTGGTTCCTTATTCGCCGCCATGCACGGTTCCTTGGTTAGCTCCACCCTAGTTCGTGAGACCACCGAAGGTGAGTCCGCCAACTACGGTTACAAGTTCGGCCAAGAGGAAGAGACCTACAACATCGTTGCAGCCCACGGCTACTTCGGTCGTTTGATCTTCCAATATGCATCTTTCAGCAACAGCCGTTCCTTGCACTTCTTCTTGGGTGCCTGGCCCGTTGTCTGCATCTGGTTGACTGCAATGGGCATCAGCACCATGGCCTTCAACTTGAATGGTTTCAACTTCAACCACTCCATCGTTGATTCACAAGGTAACGTTGTGAACACATGGGCTGACGTATTAAACCGCGCCAACTTGGGTTTCGAAGTTATGCACGAGCGTAACGCTCATAACTTCCCCTTAGACTTGGCTGCTGGTGAGTCTGCTCCTGTTGCGCTTACTGCTCCTGTCATCAACGGTTAA
- a CDS encoding mannose-1-phosphate guanyltransferase has translation MRAVLMAGGEGTRLRPLTCDLPKPMVPILNRPIAEHIVNLLKHHQIYEIIATLYYLPDVMRDYFRDGSDFGVQMTYGIEEEQALGTAGCVKNISALLTDTFLVISGDCITDFDLTAAIEFHRQNGSKATLVLARVPDPMEFGVVITDKSHRIRRFLEKPSTSEVFSDTVNTGIYILEPEVLDYLPSDQQTDFSKDLFPLLLEKGEPMFGYVAEGYWCDVGSLDSYREAQYDALQGNVRIEFAYQEMNPGLWMGQNVHIDPEAKLHPPILIGDNCRIGPRANIEAGTVIGDNVTIGNDADLKRPIIWNGVLIGEEAHLRACGIARGARVDRRAHVLEGAVVGALSTVGEEAQVSPGVRVWPSKHIEPGAALNINLIWGSTAPRNLFGQRGVAGLANVDITPEFAVKLGAAYASTLKPGSQVTISRDQRSISRMVSRSLISGIMSVGIDVQNLEATALPIARCVPRNALVVGGVHVRIHPERSDFILIEFFDEQGINISKAKEKKIEGAYFKEDFRRAPIGEIGGITYPGVLLDDYAQIFEKWLNTAVVREGDFKVVIDYVYAVSGAVLPRLLSKFGCDAVVLNASLRSKGPTPEQREELLTQLGPVVEALKANFGVQVAANGEQLLLVDETGSAIQGEQLTALMVEIILTANPRGTVVVPVHTSSAVEQIARRHDANVIRTKVNPTALMETCWTNPNVVLGGSADTGFIFPQLHPGFDAMFSIAKLIEMLTLQQKSLGQLKAGLPRIFHRTQTVRCPWNRKGALMRYLVETHPAETLELIDGVKVKDLASDNWTLILPDASEPLVHIFANGGDREWVDATLREYRQRIQEFTERDPDLENNLEES, from the coding sequence ATGAGAGCCGTACTCATGGCCGGTGGCGAAGGGACTCGGTTACGACCGCTAACCTGCGATCTACCCAAGCCGATGGTACCTATTCTCAATCGGCCCATTGCCGAGCACATTGTTAATCTGCTCAAGCACCATCAGATCTACGAAATTATTGCAACGCTCTATTACCTTCCCGATGTCATGCGAGACTACTTTCGCGATGGATCGGACTTTGGCGTCCAGATGACCTATGGCATCGAAGAAGAGCAGGCATTAGGGACTGCTGGCTGTGTCAAGAATATTTCCGCCCTACTCACGGATACATTCTTGGTGATTAGTGGCGATTGCATCACAGATTTCGATTTAACGGCCGCCATTGAATTTCATCGGCAAAACGGATCAAAGGCCACCCTAGTACTGGCTCGTGTTCCCGATCCTATGGAATTTGGGGTCGTGATTACAGACAAATCCCATCGAATTCGTCGCTTTTTAGAGAAGCCTTCCACCAGCGAGGTCTTTTCTGACACCGTTAATACAGGTATCTACATTCTAGAACCAGAGGTTCTAGACTACCTACCCAGCGATCAACAAACCGACTTTTCCAAGGATCTGTTTCCCCTCCTCCTGGAAAAAGGGGAACCCATGTTTGGCTATGTCGCTGAGGGATATTGGTGTGATGTCGGCAGTTTGGACTCCTACCGAGAAGCCCAATATGATGCCCTACAAGGGAACGTCAGGATTGAATTCGCCTACCAAGAAATGAATCCCGGACTCTGGATGGGGCAAAATGTCCATATTGATCCAGAGGCCAAGCTCCATCCCCCCATCCTGATTGGTGACAACTGTCGGATTGGGCCACGAGCCAATATCGAAGCCGGTACCGTGATTGGCGATAACGTCACCATTGGTAATGATGCAGACCTAAAACGACCGATTATCTGGAATGGGGTCCTGATTGGGGAAGAAGCCCATCTTCGCGCCTGTGGCATCGCCCGTGGGGCGCGAGTCGATCGTCGCGCTCATGTCTTAGAAGGCGCGGTGGTGGGAGCCCTGTCAACAGTGGGTGAAGAAGCCCAAGTTAGCCCAGGGGTGCGTGTCTGGCCCAGTAAACATATTGAACCCGGTGCCGCCCTCAATATCAATTTAATTTGGGGCAGTACTGCTCCCCGGAATCTCTTTGGCCAGCGGGGCGTCGCAGGTTTAGCCAATGTTGACATTACGCCAGAATTTGCCGTTAAGCTAGGCGCAGCCTATGCTTCAACCCTAAAACCCGGATCTCAAGTTACCATTTCTCGTGACCAACGCAGCATTTCGCGGATGGTGTCCCGCTCCTTAATCTCTGGCATCATGTCCGTGGGCATCGATGTTCAGAATTTAGAAGCCACTGCATTACCGATTGCTCGCTGCGTGCCTCGTAATGCCCTCGTGGTCGGCGGAGTTCACGTACGGATTCACCCCGAGCGATCTGACTTTATCCTGATTGAATTTTTTGATGAGCAGGGTATTAATATTTCCAAGGCCAAGGAAAAGAAAATAGAAGGAGCCTACTTCAAAGAAGATTTTCGGCGAGCTCCCATTGGCGAAATTGGCGGCATTACCTATCCCGGCGTTTTATTAGATGATTACGCCCAGATTTTCGAAAAATGGCTGAATACCGCCGTGGTCCGAGAAGGGGACTTCAAGGTCGTTATCGACTATGTCTATGCTGTATCGGGTGCAGTCTTACCGCGGTTACTCAGCAAATTTGGCTGTGACGCCGTCGTACTCAATGCCAGTTTGCGCAGCAAAGGTCCCACCCCGGAACAGCGGGAAGAGTTACTCACCCAGCTCGGCCCTGTGGTGGAAGCCTTAAAGGCTAACTTTGGCGTCCAGGTAGCAGCCAATGGTGAGCAGCTCCTCCTGGTAGATGAAACCGGAAGCGCCATACAAGGAGAGCAGTTAACTGCCTTGATGGTAGAGATTATTTTAACTGCCAATCCTAGGGGCACCGTTGTCGTCCCCGTGCATACCTCCAGTGCCGTCGAGCAAATTGCCCGCCGTCATGATGCCAACGTCATTCGCACTAAGGTCAACCCCACCGCTTTGATGGAAACCTGCTGGACAAACCCCAACGTGGTGTTGGGAGGTAGTGCAGATACGGGATTTATCTTTCCCCAGCTGCATCCCGGATTCGATGCCATGTTTTCCATTGCCAAGCTGATTGAAATGCTCACCCTACAGCAGAAATCCCTTGGACAACTCAAGGCCGGTTTGCCTCGCATTTTTCATCGAACACAAACCGTACGATGCCCTTGGAATCGGAAAGGGGCACTGATGCGCTACTTAGTCGAGACCCATCCGGCTGAGACCTTAGAACTGATCGATGGCGTTAAGGTCAAAGACCTGGCATCAGATAATTGGACGTTAATTCTCCCCGATGCCAGCGAACCGTTAGTGCATATTTTTGCCAATGGGGGCGACCGCGAATGGGTGGACGCAACTTTACGGGAGTATCGTCAGCGCATTCAAGAATTTACAGAACGGGATCCGGATTTAGAAAACAATCTTGAGGAAAGCTGA
- a CDS encoding single-stranded DNA-binding protein, whose protein sequence is MNTCVLMAEITKAPQLRYTQDGQTAISEMWVQFPALRSGDPMSTIKVTGWGNLAQQIQEQFQEGDQVIIEGRLGMNTIDRPEGFKEKQAELTASRIHTTDMSISAGAAPAAAPARPAAPAAAAPAAIPAPPAPAQAEAEPNYDDIPF, encoded by the coding sequence ATGAATACTTGTGTCTTAATGGCAGAGATTACCAAAGCCCCTCAACTGCGATACACCCAGGATGGACAAACCGCCATCTCCGAAATGTGGGTGCAGTTTCCTGCCCTGCGGTCTGGCGATCCCATGTCTACTATCAAAGTAACGGGCTGGGGAAATTTAGCCCAACAAATTCAAGAACAATTTCAAGAAGGCGATCAGGTCATTATTGAAGGTCGCCTCGGCATGAATACCATCGACCGTCCCGAAGGCTTTAAAGAAAAGCAAGCTGAGTTAACGGCGTCACGAATTCACACCACTGATATGTCCATCAGCGCGGGTGCTGCCCCCGCGGCCGCACCCGCTCGTCCTGCCGCTCCAGCAGCGGCAGCACCTGCAGCCATTCCTGCACCGCCTGCGCCAGCTCAAGCAGAAGCAGAACCCAATTACGATGACATTCCTTTCTAG
- a CDS encoding DUF561 domain-containing protein, which translates to MHPHLQSAVAQRRAIKIISGLNNFDIAHVTAVVKAAEQGGATFVDIAADADLIRTVRQSIQLPICVSAVEPEKFVEAVAAGADLIEIGNFDSFYAQGRQFSAKDVLKMTQQTRALLPTIALSVTVPHILELDQQVQLAQDLVKAGATLIQTEGGTSSDPSHSGTLGLMEKAAPTLAAAYEISRSVDIPVLCASGLSNVTAPLAIAAGASGIGVGSAVNRLNDPLAMVAAVRSLVESLPQSVHRPAVG; encoded by the coding sequence ATGCATCCTCACTTGCAATCAGCTGTCGCTCAACGCCGGGCCATCAAAATCATCAGTGGCTTAAACAACTTCGATATCGCCCATGTCACTGCCGTGGTTAAAGCTGCTGAACAAGGTGGAGCCACCTTTGTCGATATTGCTGCTGATGCTGATCTAATCCGCACGGTTCGACAATCCATTCAGTTACCGATTTGCGTATCTGCCGTAGAGCCTGAAAAGTTTGTTGAGGCCGTCGCTGCTGGTGCAGATTTAATCGAGATTGGTAACTTTGATAGCTTTTATGCCCAAGGACGTCAATTCAGCGCCAAGGACGTCTTAAAAATGACCCAGCAAACCAGAGCATTATTGCCCACCATTGCTTTATCCGTAACCGTCCCCCATATTTTGGAGTTGGATCAACAGGTTCAGCTGGCTCAAGACTTGGTCAAAGCAGGAGCCACCCTGATCCAAACAGAAGGGGGCACCAGTAGTGATCCGAGCCATTCAGGCACGTTAGGATTGATGGAAAAAGCAGCCCCCACCTTAGCGGCGGCCTATGAGATTTCCCGTTCCGTTGATATTCCCGTTCTCTGTGCGTCTGGTTTATCCAACGTCACAGCGCCCCTGGCCATCGCTGCAGGGGCCTCGGGAATTGGAGTTGGATCAGCCGTCAATCGACTCAATGATCCGCTAGCGATGGTCGCAGCCGTCAGAAGCCTCGTAGAGTCCCTACCCCAATCCGTTCATCGGCCTGCGGTTGGATAA
- a CDS encoding histidine triad nucleotide-binding protein: protein MSQAPETIFSKIIRREIPADIVYEDELAIAFRDVSPQAPIHILVIPKKPIPRLSESEQQDETLLGHLLKVVQQVAVQEKLKQGFRVVINNGEDGGQTVDHLHLHLLGGRSLSWPPG from the coding sequence ATGAGTCAAGCGCCTGAAACGATTTTTAGCAAAATTATCCGTCGCGAAATTCCCGCAGATATCGTGTATGAAGACGAGCTTGCGATCGCATTCCGAGACGTCAGTCCTCAAGCCCCGATCCATATTCTGGTGATTCCTAAAAAGCCCATCCCCCGTCTATCAGAATCGGAACAGCAGGATGAGACTTTACTGGGCCATCTTTTAAAAGTGGTGCAACAAGTTGCAGTCCAAGAAAAGCTGAAACAGGGGTTTCGTGTAGTGATCAACAATGGTGAAGATGGTGGTCAAACCGTTGATCATTTGCACTTGCATCTGTTAGGGGGGCGCTCTTTGAGCTGGCCACCGGGATAG
- the psbA gene encoding photosystem II q(b) protein, with product MTTVLQRRESASAWERFCSFITSTNNRLYIGWFGVLMIPTLLTAVTCFVIAFIGAPPVDIDGIREPVAGSLLYGNNIITGAVVPSSNAIGLHLYPIWEAASLDEWLYNGGPYQLIIFHYMIGCICYLGRQWEYSYRLGMRPWICVAYSAPLAATYSVFLIYPLGQGSFSDGMPLGISGTFNFMFVFQAEHNILMHPFHMFGVAGVLGGSLFAAMHGSLVSSTLVRETTEGESANYGYKFGQEEETYNIVAAHGYFGRLIFQYASFSNSRSLHFFLGAWPVVCIWLTAMGISTMAFNLNGFNFNHSIVDSQGNVVNTWADVLNRANLGFEVMHERNAHNFPLDLAAGESAPVALTAPVING from the coding sequence ATGACAACAGTCTTGCAAAGACGCGAAAGCGCCAGCGCATGGGAAAGATTTTGTAGCTTCATCACCAGCACCAACAACCGTTTATACATCGGTTGGTTCGGTGTATTGATGATTCCTACACTTCTCACCGCTGTCACCTGTTTCGTAATCGCCTTCATCGGCGCCCCTCCCGTCGACATCGATGGAATCCGTGAGCCCGTTGCTGGTTCACTTTTATATGGCAACAACATCATCACTGGTGCAGTTGTTCCTTCCTCCAACGCCATTGGCCTACACCTATATCCCATCTGGGAAGCAGCTTCTCTTGACGAGTGGTTGTACAACGGTGGCCCTTACCAGCTAATCATCTTCCATTACATGATTGGTTGTATTTGCTACCTCGGTCGTCAGTGGGAGTACAGCTACCGTCTAGGGATGCGTCCTTGGATTTGCGTAGCCTACTCAGCACCTTTGGCCGCTACCTACTCTGTCTTCTTGATCTATCCTCTAGGTCAGGGCAGCTTCTCCGACGGAATGCCTCTAGGCATCAGCGGAACCTTCAACTTCATGTTCGTGTTCCAAGCTGAGCACAACATCTTGATGCACCCCTTCCACATGTTTGGAGTAGCTGGTGTATTGGGTGGTTCCTTATTCGCCGCCATGCACGGTTCCTTGGTTAGCTCCACCCTAGTTCGTGAGACCACCGAAGGTGAGTCCGCCAACTACGGTTACAAGTTCGGCCAAGAGGAAGAGACCTACAACATCGTTGCAGCCCACGGCTACTTCGGTCGTTTGATCTTCCAATATGCATCTTTCAGCAACAGCCGTTCCTTGCACTTCTTCTTGGGTGCCTGGCCCGTTGTCTGCATCTGGTTGACTGCAATGGGCATCAGCACCATGGCCTTCAACTTGAATGGTTTCAACTTCAACCACTCCATCGTTGATTCACAAGGTAACGTTGTGAACACATGGGCTGACGTATTAAACCGCGCCAACTTGGGTTTCGAAGTTATGCACGAGCGTAACGCTCATAACTTCCCCTTAGACTTGGCTGCTGGTGAGTCTGCTCCTGTTGCGCTTACTGCTCCTGTCATCAACGGTTAA
- a CDS encoding NAD(P)/FAD-dependent oxidoreductase: MQLEQSPHTYLKKVGIIGAGPAGLAAAIALRKQGIEVHIYERAKAFRPIGAGVTLSPNGVRSLAAIDADIVQQLKQQGSKLNRFRIRTARGWPLLNRPVKDDDYDQPFLAVRWFSLQEILRTKLPSETLHLNHQLIHFDQSQQSVNLSFKNGETATVDLLIGADGIRSIVRKQLFDLEDPAYGGWMTWRGVQKYQHPLLPPHHTTIFAKRGKSLILLDNGQGYISWALEMAIPHGHRSPHPEAAKTQVLQELSKWHSALQELVNLTDAVTIVERPVCEPMILPQWSNGRVTLVGDAAHPMAPFLGQGTNTTFEDVWALSTCLSQQDNLANALKNYENSRIERAHTIQYRTMYSAAQMRKPFLRPRWFKTSLGKVPDQAKVNEKVFSDWLYQYELTTKST; encoded by the coding sequence ATGCAACTAGAGCAGTCCCCACATACGTATCTCAAAAAAGTTGGCATCATCGGTGCAGGCCCCGCAGGACTAGCCGCAGCAATCGCCCTCAGAAAACAAGGCATAGAAGTCCACATCTATGAACGCGCCAAAGCCTTTCGACCCATTGGTGCTGGCGTAACCCTATCCCCCAACGGAGTCAGAAGCCTAGCCGCCATTGATGCCGATATTGTTCAACAACTCAAACAACAAGGTTCAAAACTTAATCGCTTCAGAATCAGAACCGCTAGAGGATGGCCCCTTCTTAACCGACCTGTCAAAGATGACGATTACGATCAGCCCTTTCTAGCCGTGCGCTGGTTTAGCCTCCAGGAAATATTGAGGACCAAACTCCCTTCAGAAACCCTTCACCTCAATCACCAACTCATTCACTTTGACCAGAGCCAACAAAGCGTAAATCTGTCCTTTAAAAATGGCGAAACGGCAACCGTTGACCTACTCATTGGCGCAGACGGCATCCGCTCCATCGTCCGCAAACAACTCTTTGACCTAGAAGACCCAGCTTATGGCGGCTGGATGACCTGGCGTGGCGTCCAAAAATATCAGCATCCCTTGCTTCCCCCTCACCACACCACCATTTTTGCCAAGCGAGGCAAAAGCTTAATCCTCCTAGATAACGGCCAAGGCTATATCTCATGGGCATTAGAGATGGCCATACCTCATGGCCATCGCTCCCCACATCCCGAAGCAGCCAAAACCCAAGTCCTGCAGGAACTCTCCAAATGGCATTCTGCCCTACAAGAACTGGTGAACCTCACAGATGCAGTCACCATCGTTGAAAGACCCGTATGCGAACCTATGATCTTGCCCCAATGGAGCAACGGCAGAGTCACCCTAGTCGGGGATGCCGCCCATCCAATGGCACCTTTCTTAGGACAAGGCACCAACACCACCTTTGAAGACGTGTGGGCCTTATCCACCTGTTTATCTCAACAGGACAATCTAGCAAACGCTCTGAAAAACTACGAAAACAGCCGTATTGAACGCGCCCATACCATTCAATATCGGACGATGTATTCCGCTGCTCAAATGCGTAAACCTTTTCTACGACCTCGATGGTTCAAAACATCCTTAGGAAAAGTACCAGACCAGGCCAAAGTCAACGAAAAGGTATTTTCAGATTGGCTCTACCAGTATGAGCTAACCACTAAATCCACTTAA
- a CDS encoding WD40 repeat domain-containing protein, whose product MQASLDIYNQPNRFKTNEDTRILDSKNLKQGVIELKGHSGYVNGMVFNSDNRQVLSCSSDKTLRLWDIGSGKNLRVMKDHTDTVLSVAFSNDGRQALSGSSDRTVRLWDIESGKNLRVMTGHADIIWSVAFSADGRLALSGAEDRTVRLWDVESGQLLRLMKGHTGTVLSVTFTIDGRFALSGSDDRTVRVWDLESGRTLRVMEGHDSSIWTVAFSADGRFALSGSDDRTVRVWDLESGRTLRVMGGHTEFVMSVAFSADGRLALSGAEDCTMRLWDVESGQSLRVMKGHTASINSVAFSSDGHRCYASAINGVLRWW is encoded by the coding sequence ATGCAGGCTAGCCTTGATATTTATAATCAACCGAACAGATTTAAAACTAACGAAGACACTCGGATTCTGGACTCAAAAAATCTCAAGCAAGGTGTAATTGAGTTGAAGGGTCATTCAGGCTATGTCAATGGTATGGTCTTCAACTCCGACAATCGTCAAGTCCTTTCATGCTCTTCAGATAAAACGTTACGGCTGTGGGATATCGGCAGTGGAAAAAATCTTAGAGTGATGAAGGATCACACAGACACCGTATTGAGTGTGGCTTTTAGTAACGACGGTCGCCAAGCACTCTCAGGATCATCTGACAGAACAGTAAGGCTGTGGGATATTGAAAGCGGAAAAAATCTTAGAGTGATGACGGGGCATGCTGACATCATCTGGAGCGTGGCCTTCAGTGCTGACGGTCGCCTGGCTCTCTCAGGTGCTGAAGACCGAACAGTAAGGTTATGGGATGTAGAAAGTGGACAACTCCTACGTTTGATGAAGGGCCATACTGGCACTGTACTGAGCGTAACCTTCACTATCGATGGCCGATTTGCACTCTCAGGTTCTGATGACAGGACAGTGCGGGTATGGGACTTAGAAAGCGGACGCACCCTACGAGTAATGGAAGGCCATGATTCCTCCATATGGACCGTGGCCTTTAGCGCTGATGGCCGATTTGCACTCTCAGGTTCTGATGACAGAACAGTGCGAGTATGGGACTTAGAAAGCGGACGCACCCTACGTGTGATGGGAGGCCACACTGAATTTGTCATGAGCGTAGCATTCAGTGCTGACGGTCGCCTGGCTCTCTCAGGTGCTGAAGACTGTACGATGCGGCTTTGGGATGTGGAAAGCGGACAGTCCTTGCGAGTGATGAAGGGCCACACTGCCTCAATCAATAGCGTAGCCTTCAGCTCAGACGGTCACCGTTGTTATGCATCTGCAATCAATGGTGTTCTACGTTGGTGGTAG